The DNA region CTATTTTTAgctattcaaatatattaattataactagGTATACACcctgaatacatttttaaatttattttttaaaataatatatgcgaAAACTCTAATTGTACTTATGCGTGTTATTGCGAACCTTTATTGAGGTAccctttatttataaataggaGGAAGAAGAGAAGGAAAATCAAaactttattacttaaataaatgtttatattaattttgctAACCTTAAATCTTATGCTAACTGTTGTCAATATTAACATGGGTTAAATATCGTTTCTTATTCACAACTGCAACATACTTTCaatgttattattaagtttgaattaaattactcaatataataaatataattacttaataacacaatatttagaaaaaaaaaatatcagacaGTTAAGTACATCAACGTAGAAAACAGTGTTTGAATAATTTCCGTTTTTCTTAAGCATGATTCTTCACAGTTGATTCCAATGTTGTATATGTCGAATAACTTGATTTTAGTATGGCCATCAAGAAACTGTAATTCAGTGTAGCGAATCCACCGGCCGACAGTATCATAGTTCTCTGTGACATAACCAGCATTAACAATACAGTCCTTTGATTGCTTGTGTTAAAATTTTCCCACCGACAAGAGTACACTGATTTCTCAAAATCATCACTTGCGTCTATCACTCGCTGACCAGCAAGACAGTCCATCAGCATTTTAACAATTGTATACGGCAGCGCAAGATAAGTATGTTCTAGACCACCAAGCAGTTCCGCTATTATAGCAATAGCTAAGAGAGTATACTCTAGAGCTAATGTAACTCTGAATTCTTGATTAAATTCAgataaaagattaatatttgcAATGTGGAATTTTGTCACATCTCGTAGACGTACTCTAACGAATTCATTGGTTACCCGTTGTTTCATCAATATGACATGTCTTTTGTCACTTATCCTGTGTTTGATCTTATTGTAGAAATTTTGACTATCATCCCAGACGTTTCTTAATTCTTCACTAAGTGCGTACATCTGTGCTTCATTGTAACCTACAATGACTAAGACGTATATTGCGATGCTGACCATGGAGTAGACCGCAAAGCCAGAAGTGATAGTAAAAATGATGGTAGCTATTTCATAGTTTGGGGTTTCGGTCATTGGCTCCAGACCTATAAAGAGTGCaacaattatttataggtaACTACGTGCTAATTGAGGTAGGACATAGCAGCAAAtgtcctgttcaaaatctggagtggCTTGACTGGgaaagtatctcgaccttatagaagatagcagctaaacaatactgctttaaagcagcgttgtgtttctgtggtgataAGGTAACGAGAGTTCCTTTGGGGGATTGGAGGtggggtcggcaaagcgcttgcgattcttctggtgttgcaagggtcttaatttaatttacgaaaattgtaaaataatttaaagactaataaataaataaaatgatttatttatttaaatgatatattgCTTCTATTTAAATGATCTCTGCttttatataagttaaaaaGATATCttctataaaaagaaaataatacaaaatatttaaataattaatgcgttaaaaagagtttttaccataaagtaaaaaaaaatctatagtgAAATGTCTTCCAGGCCTCACCAGTGGTAAAACAAGGTAAGCTAAACCGTTAGTCGCGAACGTAGTCCAGATTATAAGCGACCGTTTCTTTACCACTCTTAAATTCTTACGTAGGTTTTTGGCATATCTTGTGTTTGGTGTCACTTGAAAATCGCAATCCAAGAAATTTTGAACGGTGCTCTTGATTTTGtctctgaataaataaatatatatttagcagaatttaaatttcaattcttactttatattgtatttttactttttgctTACGTTTATGTTGTTAGTTTTACTTAAATCCCCTTTtagtaatagttttaaataaatcataatatacttacGCATTTACTttcatgaaaataattttagtaccaGAAATGATACTATTTAAGCCAATGGCGAGGATTACAGACGTCGCTTTAACGTCATCTTTGCCATAATGAAAGCAAACGAGCCAAATCATGGAGAAAACATACACATAGAAATAACTCGAAAACGCTATTGTagtcattaaataaaacatcaaattgatacctgtataaaaaaaaaatgaaacataattatta from Melitaea cinxia chromosome 15, ilMelCinx1.1, whole genome shotgun sequence includes:
- the LOC123660568 gene encoding uncharacterized protein LOC123660568, whose translation is MGNEEADLLARQAAYEGIEYACLPLHSDWLNSLKTLCRSKWREYFDERSRLKGIWYKTVQSEPLRYPWFEENKMDRKHIVALLRMRTGHIPSNKFIHLMGKTDSPNCPVCDVIDDVYHVLMECDRNVSERQVLGWGSDVGACNSALASPFSEDAMVLCRIDKIKSTVQNFLDCDFQVTPNTRYAKNLRKNLRVVKKRSLIIWTTFATNGLAYLVLPLVRPGRHFTIDFFLLYGLEPMTETPNYEIATIIFTITSGFAVYSMVSIAIYVLVIVGYNEAQMYALSEELRNVWDDSQNFYNKIKHRISDKRHVILMKQRVTNEFVRVRLRDVTKFHIANINLLSEFNQEFRVTLALEYTLLAIAIIAELLGGLEHTYLALPYTIVKMLMDCLAGQRVIDASDDFEKSVYSCRWENFNTSNQRTVLLMLVMSQRTMILSAGGFATLNYSFLMAILKSSYSTYTTLESTVKNHA